From the genome of Thermodesulfobacteriota bacterium, one region includes:
- a CDS encoding lipoprotein-releasing ABC transporter permease subunit, with the protein MNFEWFIGLRYLKAKRKQTFISVITFISVAGVMVGVMALIVVLAVMTGFEEDLKGKILGLNAHVLVLKYGDSIGDVKGLQEKAEKTKGVVATTPFIYSQAMLSSQLGASGVVLRGIDLKSSKKVINLHRYMVEGSLENLEIPSGQKAPGGNTEGTPGIIIGRELAKNLGVIRGDRVQLMSPTGMITPVGVIPRMEAFRVVGIFDCGMFEYDSSMAFISLRAAQSLLGLGGRITGLEVKVADIYKADQVAAAINNTLGYPYWTRDWMKMNKNLFSALKLEKIAMFIILALIVLVAAFNIVSTLIMVVMEKNKDIAILKSMGATRKSIMKIFVMEGVIVGFTGTILGIIGGFGLTSLLKKYKFIKLPSDVYYISTLPVKVEALDVALISFAAIVISFLATLYPAWQASRLEPATALRYE; encoded by the coding sequence ATGAACTTTGAATGGTTTATCGGCCTTCGTTATCTGAAGGCAAAGAGAAAGCAAACCTTTATCTCGGTGATTACCTTTATTTCCGTGGCCGGGGTCATGGTCGGGGTAATGGCCCTGATAGTCGTTCTGGCGGTTATGACCGGATTTGAAGAGGATCTGAAGGGTAAAATACTGGGCCTTAATGCCCATGTCCTGGTGCTTAAATATGGTGATTCCATTGGGGATGTAAAAGGGCTGCAGGAAAAGGCAGAAAAGACAAAAGGGGTAGTGGCTACTACTCCTTTTATTTATTCTCAGGCCATGCTGAGCTCGCAGCTCGGGGCCTCAGGCGTGGTCTTAAGAGGAATTGATCTTAAGTCATCCAAAAAGGTCATCAATCTGCATCGATACATGGTCGAAGGTTCATTGGAAAATCTGGAGATTCCTTCCGGGCAGAAAGCGCCGGGGGGAAACACAGAAGGGACTCCGGGTATTATAATCGGCAGGGAACTGGCCAAAAATCTGGGTGTGATAAGGGGCGACCGGGTACAACTTATGTCCCCGACCGGCATGATTACGCCTGTGGGGGTCATACCCAGGATGGAGGCCTTCAGGGTAGTCGGTATATTTGATTGTGGCATGTTTGAATATGATTCTTCGATGGCCTTCATATCCCTGAGAGCGGCCCAATCTTTATTGGGTTTAGGCGGCAGAATAACCGGCCTGGAGGTAAAGGTAGCAGATATCTATAAGGCCGACCAGGTGGCTGCCGCTATCAACAACACGCTTGGTTATCCTTACTGGACCAGAGACTGGATGAAGATGAATAAGAACCTTTTTTCGGCCTTAAAACTGGAAAAGATAGCCATGTTCATAATCCTGGCCCTGATTGTCCTGGTGGCGGCCTTCAACATTGTCAGTACGCTGATAATGGTGGTTATGGAGAAAAACAAGGATATAGCCATCTTAAAGTCTATGGGCGCTACGCGGAAGAGCATCATGAAAATCTTTGTCATGGAAGGGGTAATTGTCGGCTTTACCGGGACCATACTTGGGATTATAGGTGGTTTTGGCCTCACGAGCCTGCTTAAAAAATATAAGTTCATTAAATTGCCCAGCGATGTTTATTACATATCCACCCTGCCGGTAAAGGTGGAGGCGCTGGATGTGGCCTTAATTTCATTTGCGGCTATAGTTATCAGTTTTTTGGCTACCCTTTATCCTGCCTGGCAGGCTTCAAGGCTGGAACCGGCGACTGCCTTGAGATATGAATAG
- a CDS encoding ABC transporter ATP-binding protein, whose product MGQGTGPVIEARNIHKSFATDGQRIEVLKDIDLTVKVGESLAIVGASGVGKSTLLHLLGTLELPDSGSILYNGLDVSKLTDEDLAAFRNRYIGFVFQFHHLLPEFTAIENVMIPALIARQEKKSACALAEDVLCEVGLKDRLRHRVGELSGGEQQRVALARAIVLSPRLLLADEPTGNLDAKTGQKVHDLILSLGEKNNMATIVVTHNLRLAQCMGRCLTIVDGRLEQSDPGRFS is encoded by the coding sequence ATGGGCCAGGGAACCGGACCGGTCATAGAGGCCCGTAACATCCACAAATCATTTGCCACAGACGGGCAAAGGATAGAAGTGCTGAAAGACATCGACCTGACTGTAAAGGTTGGAGAGTCTTTGGCCATAGTCGGCGCTTCCGGGGTAGGCAAGTCCACACTGTTACACCTTCTTGGCACCCTGGAACTACCGGATAGCGGCAGTATTCTTTATAATGGACTGGATGTATCGAAGTTAACTGACGAGGATCTGGCCGCCTTTCGAAACAGATATATAGGCTTTGTTTTTCAGTTCCACCACCTTTTGCCTGAATTTACCGCTATTGAAAATGTGATGATCCCGGCCCTTATCGCCCGCCAGGAGAAAAAGAGCGCCTGCGCCCTGGCCGAAGACGTTCTTTGTGAGGTCGGGTTAAAAGACCGCCTGAGGCACAGGGTTGGAGAACTTTCCGGAGGTGAGCAGCAGAGGGTGGCCCTGGCCCGGGCCATTGTCCTGTCCCCCCGGCTCCTTCTGGCAGATGAACCCACAGGGAATCTGGATGCAAAAACAGGCCAGAAGGTACACGATCTTATCTTGAGCCTGGGGGAAAAGAATAATATGGCCACAATCGTGGTAACCCATAATCTGCGGCTGGCCCAGTGCATGGGACGCTGCCTGACTATAGTTGACGGACGCCTGGAACAATCTGATCCCGGGAGATTTTCTTGA
- the bamA gene encoding outer membrane protein assembly factor BamA: protein MKIFLRSLILFFMMSSIFQPAIAAEKKTIAAAPFIVHSKEDISSLVVSMEKNLMSALASAGFEVIEPARVVGEIDRSRLFDAKYMRDAAGKLGADCIVWGSITKIGQRLSLDVWLLEVAGTKGPMPLYAETTGAEQLDKALHKIVGNIQFAVLKKERIGEVFFSGNRRIESEAIRTHIKSKPGDIFNKDRLSEDMRSIFAMGYFTEINIDVKDSPEGKIVTFMVTEKPVIKDIKVEGNIGVETEKVKEVISVRTNSILKLKDIQESEEKIRSLYREKGYYGTLLDHKLSDLPNNEAILTFSIKEGEKVHIKEIRFVGNKVFGSKQLKDMLETTERGFLSWLTSSGILNRDVLERDLSKITSFYYNNGYIEAKIGEPEIEHKEKFIFITIPIEEGSQFTVGSVDIEGKLIKPKEELLSILKIRQEKTYSRDVLRKDILVLTDVYADAGYAYAEVAPEIAKDDMGKKVNITFFIQPGGKVHFDRIEISGNTKTRDKVIRRELRIAEGDQFNAEGLRKSNQRLQRLGFFEDVNIAPVKGTDETKMDLNVEIKEKPTGAFSIGGGYSSVEHFIGMAEISQRNLFGRGQELSLRAQTSSRSTRYNLSFTEPYFLDTKLATGVDLFNWETEYDDYTKKSTGGGLRLGYPLTDNLRVFGGYRFEDATMSDVSSTASWVIVESMDIHVTSSLNAAIERDTRNSYVDPTAGSINSFSIEYAGGFLGGDSAYTKYTAKSGWYYPLFWDTVGHINGAIGYVKENPDGKLPVYEKFYLGGLNSVRGFKFGDISPIDPATGERIGGEKMLLFNVEYIFPLIKKAGLKGVVFFDAGNAFREEDSYNLTDLRTSVGFGFRWFSPIGPLRLEWGYNIDPEPGEKSSSWDFTIGGAF from the coding sequence ATGAAGATATTTTTAAGGTCATTGATCCTGTTTTTCATGATGAGCTCTATTTTTCAACCGGCCATAGCCGCAGAAAAAAAGACTATAGCGGCTGCGCCTTTTATCGTGCACAGTAAAGAAGACATCAGTTCCCTGGTCGTTTCGATGGAAAAGAACCTGATGTCTGCTCTGGCATCAGCGGGCTTTGAAGTGATTGAACCGGCCCGGGTAGTCGGGGAGATCGACAGAAGCAGGCTTTTTGATGCCAAATATATGCGGGATGCGGCAGGGAAGCTGGGGGCGGATTGCATCGTATGGGGCAGCATTACTAAAATCGGCCAGCGTCTGAGCCTGGATGTCTGGCTGCTTGAGGTCGCCGGCACTAAAGGTCCTATGCCACTTTATGCCGAAACCACCGGGGCCGAACAATTGGATAAGGCGCTGCATAAGATAGTGGGCAACATCCAGTTCGCCGTCTTAAAAAAAGAACGTATAGGAGAGGTCTTTTTTTCCGGTAATCGAAGGATTGAATCTGAGGCCATCCGTACCCATATCAAGTCCAAACCGGGCGATATTTTTAACAAGGACAGGTTGAGCGAAGATATGCGCTCCATTTTTGCGATGGGTTATTTTACAGAGATAAATATCGATGTTAAAGACTCTCCGGAAGGGAAAATTGTAACCTTTATGGTTACAGAAAAGCCGGTTATAAAAGACATCAAGGTAGAAGGGAATATCGGTGTCGAAACGGAGAAAGTAAAAGAAGTAATCAGCGTCCGGACAAACTCAATTTTAAAGCTCAAGGATATCCAGGAGTCCGAGGAAAAGATCAGATCTCTCTATCGGGAGAAAGGTTATTACGGAACACTTCTGGATCACAAGTTATCAGACCTGCCTAATAATGAGGCTATACTGACCTTTTCCATTAAAGAAGGCGAAAAGGTGCATATAAAGGAGATCCGGTTCGTTGGAAACAAGGTCTTTGGCAGCAAGCAATTAAAAGATATGCTGGAAACTACGGAAAGGGGGTTTTTATCCTGGCTCACATCCTCCGGCATTTTAAACCGGGATGTTTTGGAGCGTGATTTATCCAAGATAACTTCATTTTACTATAACAACGGGTATATCGAGGCCAAGATCGGAGAGCCTGAGATCGAACACAAGGAGAAATTCATATTTATCACTATCCCTATAGAGGAAGGGTCTCAATTTACAGTGGGGTCGGTGGATATTGAGGGTAAGCTCATAAAGCCAAAAGAGGAGTTGCTGTCGATATTGAAGATTCGCCAGGAAAAGACCTACAGTCGTGATGTCTTAAGGAAGGATATCCTGGTCTTAACAGATGTCTATGCGGACGCCGGTTATGCCTATGCCGAGGTCGCACCCGAGATCGCCAAGGATGATATGGGGAAAAAGGTAAATATAACTTTTTTTATTCAGCCCGGGGGAAAAGTCCATTTCGATCGTATAGAGATATCCGGGAATACCAAGACGCGGGATAAGGTTATAAGACGTGAACTCAGGATAGCGGAAGGAGATCAATTTAACGCCGAAGGCCTGCGTAAGAGCAATCAGAGGTTGCAGAGGCTTGGCTTCTTCGAGGATGTGAATATAGCCCCGGTCAAAGGCACTGACGAAACTAAAATGGACCTCAACGTCGAGATTAAAGAAAAGCCTACCGGGGCCTTCAGTATAGGCGGCGGTTACAGCTCTGTGGAGCACTTTATTGGTATGGCCGAGATATCACAGCGAAACCTTTTTGGCCGCGGGCAGGAGTTGAGTCTGCGGGCTCAAACCAGCAGCCGTTCCACCCGTTATAACCTTAGTTTTACCGAGCCTTATTTTCTTGATACCAAACTGGCCACCGGCGTCGACCTTTTCAACTGGGAAACGGAGTACGATGATTATACCAAGAAGAGTACCGGCGGAGGATTAAGGCTGGGCTATCCCTTAACCGACAATCTGAGGGTATTTGGCGGTTATAGATTCGAAGATGCCACCATGTCGGACGTTAGTTCCACAGCCTCATGGGTGATAGTTGAGTCCATGGACATCCATGTAACCAGCTCCTTAAATGCCGCTATAGAGAGGGATACACGCAACAGTTACGTCGATCCCACTGCCGGGTCGATAAACAGCTTTTCCATCGAGTATGCGGGCGGATTCCTGGGGGGTGACAGTGCTTATACTAAGTACACGGCCAAATCAGGCTGGTACTATCCGCTTTTCTGGGATACAGTGGGGCACATTAACGGGGCTATAGGTTATGTGAAGGAGAATCCGGACGGTAAGCTGCCTGTATATGAAAAGTTTTATCTGGGCGGTCTAAATTCAGTGCGCGGTTTTAAGTTCGGTGACATCAGTCCTATCGACCCGGCCACCGGTGAGCGCATAGGCGGCGAGAAGATGCTGCTCTTCAACGTTGAGTATATATTTCCCCTGATAAAGAAGGCCGGGCTAAAGGGTGTGGTCTTTTTTGATGCCGGTAACGCCTTTCGGGAAGAGGACAGTTACAACCTGACCGACCTCCGAACCAGCGTTGGTTTCGGTTTTCGCTGGTTTTCACCCATTGGGCCGCTGCGCCTGGAGTGGGGTTATAACATAGACCCTGAGCCGGGTGAAAAATCGAGTAGCTGGGATTTTACAATTGGAGGAGCCTTTTAA
- the lpxD gene encoding UDP-3-O-(3-hydroxymyristoyl)glucosamine N-acyltransferase → MKTLKEIAEYCHGSLVGDGDLIITGIASLDEATDGQISFVAQRKYLTKMETSRASALIVPMEVTGARVPIIRTENPYLAYARAAALFSARPFEARGISKEAWMGKDCRINPNVSIYPFIYIGDNVRVDSGVTIYPGVYIGNEVSIGERSTVYPNVTIMDRCIIGARVIIHSGVVIGSDGFGYARDGAKHVKIPQLGIVQIDDEVEIGANTAIDRSALGKTWIKRGTKIDNLVQVAHNVIVGEDTLLISQVGISGSVEIGNNVILAGQVGVAGHIKIGDRVMVGAKSGVPGSLPEDSTVSGIPAISHQEWLKASAVYRRLPDLLKEVRNLKKRIANLEKNAGGHEK, encoded by the coding sequence ATGAAAACACTAAAAGAAATAGCCGAATATTGCCATGGGTCACTGGTAGGAGACGGCGATCTCATCATCACCGGTATAGCCAGCCTTGATGAGGCCACAGACGGCCAGATCAGTTTTGTCGCCCAGAGAAAATACCTGACAAAGATGGAAACCTCCCGGGCATCGGCTCTCATTGTGCCTATGGAGGTGACCGGGGCCCGTGTACCCATTATAAGGACAGAGAACCCTTATCTGGCCTATGCCCGGGCAGCCGCCCTTTTCAGCGCCAGGCCATTTGAGGCAAGGGGTATAAGTAAAGAGGCCTGGATGGGCAAAGACTGCCGGATTAATCCCAACGTCAGCATATATCCCTTTATCTATATTGGAGACAATGTGCGGGTTGATTCGGGAGTTACCATTTATCCCGGCGTGTATATCGGAAACGAGGTTTCTATCGGCGAGAGGAGTACTGTCTATCCGAATGTAACCATAATGGATAGGTGTATTATCGGCGCGCGGGTCATAATACACAGTGGTGTGGTAATCGGCAGCGATGGTTTTGGTTATGCCAGGGACGGGGCTAAACATGTTAAGATCCCGCAACTTGGCATTGTGCAGATTGATGACGAAGTAGAGATTGGCGCCAATACCGCTATCGACCGGTCTGCCCTGGGAAAGACGTGGATTAAGCGTGGCACAAAGATTGATAATCTGGTCCAGGTGGCTCACAATGTGATAGTCGGAGAAGACACGCTTCTCATTTCTCAAGTGGGTATTTCCGGCAGCGTGGAGATCGGCAACAACGTCATTCTGGCCGGCCAGGTAGGAGTGGCCGGACACATTAAAATCGGCGACCGGGTTATGGTCGGGGCAAAATCGGGCGTGCCGGGTTCCCTGCCGGAAGATTCGACAGTCTCCGGCATCCCGGCCATTTCGCACCAGGAGTGGTTAAAAGCCAGCGCTGTCTATCGACGTTTACCCGATCTTCTTAAAGAAGTCCGTAATCTTAAGAAGAGAATCGCCAACCTGGAAAAGAACGCAGGGGGACATGAGAAATGA
- the fabZ gene encoding 3-hydroxyacyl-ACP dehydratase FabZ gives METNKINIREILKILPHRYPFLLVDKILECKSGESIKGLKNVTINEPFFQGHFPGQPIMPGVLILEAMAQVGGILAYLSNEEEMKNRLFYFIGLDKVRFRKTVVPGDQIVFDLTMLKRKMKVYMMAGRATVDGKLVAEAELMAAMSDEN, from the coding sequence ATGGAAACAAACAAGATAAATATCAGAGAAATATTGAAGATATTACCGCATCGGTACCCATTTTTATTGGTAGATAAGATCCTGGAGTGCAAATCGGGAGAATCGATAAAAGGCCTTAAGAATGTCACTATTAACGAACCATTTTTTCAGGGCCACTTTCCGGGTCAGCCGATCATGCCAGGGGTGCTGATTTTAGAGGCTATGGCCCAGGTAGGGGGGATACTGGCCTATCTTTCCAACGAGGAGGAAATGAAAAACAGGCTGTTTTATTTTATCGGCCTGGATAAGGTTCGTTTCCGGAAGACGGTAGTCCCCGGAGATCAGATTGTCTTTGATTTAACCATGCTGAAACGAAAAATGAAGGTGTACATGATGGCCGGCCGGGCCACGGTCGACGGCAAGCTGGTGGCTGAAGCCGAGCTGATGGCTGCTATGTCGGATGAAAATTAG
- the lpxA gene encoding acyl-ACP--UDP-N-acetylglucosamine O-acyltransferase — protein MKIHPTAIVDTNAVLAEGVEIGPYVIIGNDVKIGARTTVGPHTTIEGCTTIGEDCKIAQFATIGAAPQDMKYKGNPTAVEIGNGNIIREYVTIHRGTENGGRVTRIGDYNFLMAYTHIAHDCKIGSHVIFANCATLGGHVEIQDHAILGGLVAVHQFSRIGGYAFVGGLSGIIKDIPPYVIASGERAKLFGINIIGLKRHNFSPEVIDALRAAYKLIVRSPLTLKEAVETAEKEVLQVPEVQYFIDFIKNSKRGIPRK, from the coding sequence ATGAAGATTCACCCTACAGCTATTGTCGATACAAACGCTGTTTTGGCAGAGGGTGTCGAGATCGGTCCTTATGTCATAATTGGCAATGATGTAAAGATCGGGGCCCGGACTACAGTTGGTCCCCATACTACCATAGAGGGCTGCACCACTATCGGTGAAGACTGCAAGATAGCGCAATTTGCGACTATCGGTGCGGCTCCCCAGGATATGAAATATAAAGGGAACCCTACCGCGGTTGAGATTGGCAACGGCAATATTATACGGGAGTATGTCACCATTCACAGGGGGACAGAAAACGGTGGAAGAGTCACCCGGATCGGCGACTATAACTTTTTGATGGCCTATACACATATAGCTCATGACTGTAAGATCGGAAGCCATGTTATTTTCGCTAACTGCGCCACCTTGGGAGGGCACGTGGAAATCCAGGATCATGCCATCCTGGGCGGCCTGGTAGCTGTCCACCAATTTTCCCGTATCGGAGGTTATGCCTTTGTGGGTGGTTTATCCGGTATCATTAAAGACATCCCGCCTTACGTTATAGCTTCAGGGGAGAGGGCCAAGCTCTTTGGTATAAATATTATCGGCTTAAAGAGGCATAATTTTTCGCCCGAGGTCATAGATGCCCTGAGGGCGGCTTATAAATTAATAGTCCGTTCGCCGCTCACTCTTAAAGAGGCCGTTGAAACCGCAGAAAAAGAGGTTTTGCAGGTGCCAGAGGTTCAATACTTTATCGATTTTATTAAGAACTCCAAGAGGGGCATTCCAAGAAAATGA
- the lpxI gene encoding UDP-2,3-diacylglucosamine diphosphatase LpxI (LpxI, functionally equivalent to LpxH, replaces it in LPS biosynthesis in a minority of bacteria.) produces MTRKIGIISGSGRFPLIFSEAARREGFEVIAIAHKGETRPELAETVDKIFWLKLGQLGKIIDIFKQEGVRDVVMAGGIDKKNIYRKVWPDLKAISVWSRLKNRLDDGILRALAGVLEEEGITVRESTLFLRSLLSPKGVLTRRKPTEEEMNDVEFGWKVAKEIGGLDIGQCIVVKDLVVLAVEAIEGTDETIRRGGQLANKGAVVVKVLKPKQDLRFDLPAVGLQTIRTMQEVRASCLAVESDKVLIFEKEEMLREADRSKIAVIAL; encoded by the coding sequence ATGACCAGGAAAATCGGGATCATCTCGGGCAGCGGCAGGTTCCCGCTCATTTTTTCCGAGGCGGCGCGCCGGGAAGGTTTTGAGGTCATAGCTATTGCGCACAAAGGAGAGACCAGGCCGGAACTGGCTGAGACTGTAGATAAGATTTTCTGGCTAAAGTTGGGCCAGTTGGGGAAGATAATCGATATCTTCAAGCAAGAAGGGGTGCGCGATGTGGTCATGGCCGGGGGTATAGATAAAAAGAATATCTATAGAAAGGTTTGGCCGGATCTGAAGGCCATTTCTGTATGGTCGAGGTTAAAGAACCGGCTGGATGACGGCATCTTGCGGGCATTGGCCGGTGTCCTGGAGGAAGAGGGCATAACAGTCCGCGAATCAACCCTGTTTCTCCGGTCTCTTCTGTCGCCGAAGGGTGTTTTGACCCGGCGTAAGCCCACGGAAGAGGAGATGAACGACGTAGAATTCGGATGGAAAGTGGCCAAGGAGATCGGTGGACTTGATATCGGGCAATGCATTGTGGTTAAAGACCTGGTCGTTCTGGCAGTGGAAGCCATCGAAGGGACGGATGAAACTATCCGGCGGGGCGGGCAACTGGCTAATAAAGGGGCGGTCGTGGTAAAAGTTCTTAAACCGAAACAGGATCTTCGTTTTGATTTACCGGCGGTTGGTCTTCAGACCATCCGCACTATGCAGGAGGTACGGGCCTCCTGTCTGGCCGTCGAATCGGACAAGGTATTGATTTTTGAAAAAGAGGAGATGCTGCGGGAGGCCGACCGCAGTAAAATTGCCGTTATTGCCCTGTAA
- a CDS encoding Gfo/Idh/MocA family oxidoreductase, with protein sequence MQKVKVGVVGVGYLGQYHAEKYASMAEADLIGVVDIDKKRAHEIAEKYGAKPYTNYKDLIGKVEAVSVVVPTTLHYPVAGHFLRQGIDVLLEKPMTCTLSEASRLIKLAKAKNLILQVGHLERFNPAVVALRDHLENPLFIESHRLSTFKGRGIDVDVVLDLMIHDIDIILNIVKSKLKNIHAVGVPVITPNTDIANVRLEFENGCTANVTVSRISNKNMRKIRIFQPNAYLSVDYARREIVVIKKTTQNGMYGFPGIEEQVASFPESDSLAEELRAFVSSVRTRKPPVVSGEDGQRALHVALKIMKQINRTIGNLGRSLNMSLPEHACRVS encoded by the coding sequence ATGCAGAAAGTTAAAGTCGGGGTTGTAGGTGTAGGCTATTTAGGCCAGTACCATGCCGAAAAATATGCATCTATGGCAGAGGCCGATCTGATTGGGGTAGTGGATATCGACAAAAAACGGGCCCATGAAATTGCAGAAAAATATGGAGCTAAACCCTATACTAACTATAAGGATCTCATCGGAAAGGTTGAAGCGGTAAGTGTGGTCGTCCCCACCACTCTACACTACCCGGTCGCCGGCCATTTTCTCAGACAGGGGATAGACGTTTTACTTGAAAAGCCCATGACCTGTACCCTATCCGAAGCAAGCCGGTTGATTAAACTGGCGAAGGCAAAAAATCTTATCTTGCAGGTCGGCCATCTGGAACGCTTTAACCCGGCGGTAGTGGCCTTAAGGGACCACCTTGAGAATCCGCTTTTTATCGAGTCTCACCGGCTTTCAACTTTTAAGGGCCGGGGAATCGATGTGGACGTAGTCCTGGACCTCATGATACATGATATTGATATTATCTTGAATATTGTCAAATCAAAGCTTAAGAATATCCATGCGGTCGGAGTGCCGGTTATCACGCCTAATACAGATATAGCCAATGTGCGTCTGGAATTTGAAAATGGCTGTACGGCCAATGTCACGGTAAGCCGCATCTCTAATAAAAATATGCGGAAGATCAGAATATTCCAGCCCAACGCCTACCTGTCCGTCGATTATGCACGAAGGGAAATCGTAGTTATTAAGAAAACTACCCAAAACGGTATGTATGGTTTCCCGGGCATTGAGGAACAGGTCGCTTCTTTTCCTGAGAGTGACTCTCTGGCAGAAGAACTCAGGGCCTTTGTCTCTTCTGTCCGAACCAGGAAGCCGCCGGTTGTTTCAGGCGAGGATGGCCAAAGGGCCCTCCATGTGGCCTTAAAGATTATGAAACAAATAAATCGGACTATAGGGAACCTTGGTCGCTCACTAAATATGTCCTTGCCGGAACATGCCTGCCGGGTCAGCTAA
- the lpxB gene encoding lipid-A-disaccharide synthase: protein MPAGSAKNILIVAGEASGDMHGASLVRAVHDINPEIDFWGLGGEKMREAGVKTLLDSTRLAVVGISEVFTHLWQIVQAQRILRKAMRDKRPNLVILIDYPDFNLLLAAKARGLGIPVMYYISPQVWAWRSGRVGKIKRLVNRMVVILPFEVEFYSRYQMEVDFVGHPLLDIVKPALDDEYFYKHFEIDRSRPVVGLFPGSRWQEVKSLMPSIMDAAGRLKKQIPGIQFVLPLAPTIDRRCVEAFIHPTGLNVKVIEAGTYDTMKAARAVIAASGTVTLEAAIIGVPMIIVYKVSRLSYLVGKIMVRVSHIGLVNLVAGRRIVPELVQEEANGQRIAEGVYKIIVDDKYYQTVKNELEGVKNRLGGPGASARVAEIVCQFINVYLT from the coding sequence ATGCCTGCCGGGTCAGCTAAAAACATTCTCATAGTAGCCGGGGAGGCCTCCGGTGATATGCACGGGGCCAGTCTGGTCCGGGCCGTGCATGATATTAATCCCGAAATAGATTTTTGGGGGCTGGGCGGGGAAAAGATGCGCGAGGCCGGGGTTAAAACACTCCTTGATTCTACCCGGTTGGCCGTAGTAGGCATCTCCGAAGTATTCACACATCTATGGCAGATTGTTCAGGCCCAGCGTATTTTACGAAAGGCCATGCGTGATAAGCGGCCGAATCTGGTTATACTGATTGACTATCCGGATTTTAACCTCCTCTTAGCGGCCAAAGCCAGGGGCCTGGGAATTCCGGTTATGTACTATATAAGCCCGCAGGTATGGGCCTGGCGCAGCGGGCGGGTCGGAAAGATAAAACGGCTTGTAAATAGAATGGTGGTTATCCTCCCTTTTGAGGTAGAGTTTTACAGTAGGTATCAGATGGAGGTGGATTTTGTCGGGCATCCACTTCTGGATATAGTTAAGCCGGCCCTGGATGACGAATATTTTTACAAACATTTTGAGATTGACCGCAGCCGGCCTGTTGTTGGCCTCTTTCCCGGCAGTCGGTGGCAAGAAGTAAAGAGCCTCATGCCTTCTATTATGGACGCAGCCGGGAGATTAAAAAAACAGATTCCGGGCATCCAGTTTGTCCTGCCCCTGGCTCCAACTATCGATAGAAGATGCGTTGAGGCCTTTATTCATCCAACAGGGCTTAACGTTAAGGTTATTGAAGCTGGGACCTATGATACTATGAAGGCGGCTCGTGCCGTTATCGCCGCTTCGGGTACGGTAACCCTGGAGGCGGCTATTATAGGTGTGCCTATGATAATCGTCTATAAGGTTTCGAGATTAAGTTATCTTGTGGGAAAAATAATGGTAAGGGTATCCCATATTGGCCTGGTCAACCTGGTGGCCGGTCGAAGGATCGTCCCTGAACTGGTCCAGGAAGAGGCTAACGGCCAGAGGATAGCGGAAGGGGTTTATAAAATTATAGTGGATGATAAGTATTACCAGACTGTGAAAAATGAACTTGAAGGAGTAAAAAACAGGCTGGGCGGACCGGGTGCATCTGCTCGTGTGGCGGAAATTGTATGTCAATTTATAAACGTCTATTTAACTTAA